The following are encoded together in the Lactuca sativa cultivar Salinas chromosome 1, Lsat_Salinas_v11, whole genome shotgun sequence genome:
- the LOC111910562 gene encoding uncharacterized protein LOC111910562: protein MKSVYCTLLLFLILYITVLNARLQSVELDEPTKAFEYDRIDEVMRECSSILPPDFDHKPYGNKLYRLPEKLSFVNGDWWQDLDKAPLIPYDDTLNGFSDQSSPLNLISFWITDVDKTHRSNNSVSINGVLQLSIMTEQLFYSETFGRYPIFNIYPGKSELRMSFQGIVTYTEENNGEIVMCLLGNAVLPSRGPDPNNPWGWVKEPGYINQPPHIYDDRVLLVIHYPDKFTVKKRGIHGSLKSLNPKSSQKYFDQIHISASLSRSANYEFSSQKHVSNANFANKDLGTFKGAKFCGILKRLLNSDPLTVVPNWRCNETVEFCNKLGPFDSDASIKGSFKGVALHLQDIRCEKPSLDLQGYKHGGLVKVAMVIRMGPPSDALYYTTRQRTGLKKMTLSAEGVWDPSIGQLCMIGCRGIANEEGDGCDSRICLYIPLLFSIKQRSIILGSISSVEESNMSYFPLAVKKPVYYSDQLLPNQYYEYSKIHLARSVLEKYEHFSFGIVIKKWFLTFPKVKHAESLDSFQDGLSRLAIDLRLQHPVVSSSETEVLFEILSLGQMFGKNWSLQKDSIIGEDSHLNVSARLSLTGAQNGNFSDLSVEGLYHPLVGKMYLVGCRDVRAYSNLEDGFDCRIEVVVSYPPTTNLWFVNPTASVSIASQRNQHDPLFFRSIKLQTVLLIFQQQHADISSSSRGVEGTLQVLTPLVGICCILSQLFYMKQNLDSVDYVSLLMVSIQALGYGFPLVTGLVESNQSSPTYMMNQMIHDIDYWVKISVLISFLLTLRLYQKVWRSRIRLLSHHVPSDLPILLITFFIHVFGFGWFLIVYKLQSWLFGLDEYLGLVQDLFLLPQVIGNLIWQINCKPLRKSYFVGLTVIRLLPHVYGYRSSAIVYPSSQIVQQGAIGIPAIAIFLAIVIYVQQKWSYEKLNRTFTLGKFRFLPRGSMAYVRLLPVETEAEVNSGCDGMMKTLQRRRGRK from the coding sequence ATGAAGAGTGTTTATTGTACGTTGCTGCTTTTCCTGATTCTGTACATTACAGTCCTAAATGCACGCCTTCAATCGGTTGAACTCGATGAACCCACCAAGGCCTTCGAGTATGATAGAATCGATGAGGTCATGAGAGAATGCTCTTCAATCTTGCCTCCCGATTTCGATCATAAACCCTACGGAAATAAACTGTATCGACTTCCAGAAAAATTGTCGTTCGTTAATGGAGATTGGTGGCAGGATTTGGATAAGGCTCCACTGATTCCATATGATGACACGTTAAATGGCTTTTCGGATCAAAGTTCGCCATTGAACTTGATTTCATTCTGGATTACTGACGTAGACAAGACTCATCGGTCCAACAATTCAGTTAGCATCAATGGGGTTTTGCAGCTGAGCATCATGACAGAGCAATTATTCTATTCAGAGACCTTTGGGCGATATCCGATCTTCAACATATACCCGGGGAAATCAGAGTTACGAATGTCGTTCCAAGGTATTGTAACCTATACAGAAGAGAACAATGGTGAGATTGTAATGTGTTTACTTGGAAACGCAGTGTTACCTTCTCGTGGCCCTGACCCAAATAACCCATGGGGATGGGTTAAAGAACCCGGGTACATAAACCAGCCACCACACATCTACGACGATCGGGTTTTGCTGGTTATTCATTACCCCGATAAGTTTACAGTGAAGAAAAGAGGCATTCATGGCAGCTTGAAAAGTTTGAATCCGAAATCAAGCCAAAAGTACTTTGACCAAATACACATTTCTGCTTCCCTAAGTCGTTCTGCAAACTACGAGTTTAGTTCTCAAAAACACGTATCCAATGCCAATTTCGCGAATAAAGATCTTGGTACCTTTAAAGGCGCTAAATTTTGCGGTATTCTTAAGCGCTTGTTAAACTCAGATCCTCTTACCGTTGTGCCGAATTGGAGATGTAACGAGACAGTTGAATTTTGCAACAAGTTGGGTCCGTTTGATTCGGATGCAAGTATAAAAGGAAGCTTTAAAGGCGTAGCACTTCATCTTCAAGATATTCGATGTGAAAAACCCTCTTTAGATCTACAGGGTTATAAACATGGTGGACTTGTAAAGGTTGCTATGGTTATTAGAATGGGTCCGCCTTCAGATGCTCTTTATTATACTACAAGACAGAGAACTGGGCTGAAGAAGATGACGCTTTCAGCTGAAGGGGTGTGGGACCCCTCGATTGGGCAGCTTTGCATGATTGGTTGTCGTGGAATTGCGAATGAAGAAGGCGATGGTTGTGATTCTCGTATCTGCTTATACATTCCACTCTTGTTTTCCATCAAACAACGAAGCATCATTCTTGGAAGCATTTCGAGTGTTGAAGAGAGTAATATGTCTTACTTTCCTTTAGCGGTTAAGAAACCAGTTTATTACTCAGATCAGCTATTACCTAATCAGTATTATGAGTACTCCAAGATCCATTTAGCGCGATCTGTCCTTGAAAAATACGAGCATTTCAGCTTCGGAATAGTCATCAAGAAGTGGTTCTTGACTTTCCCAAAAGTCAAACATGCAGAATCTCTCGATTCTTTTCAAGATGGTCTGTCTCGTCTAGCCATAGATCTCAGGCTTCAACACCCAGTGGTTTCTTCCTCAGAAACTGAAGTGCTATTTGAGATTCTGTCGCTTGGACAGATGTTCGGCAAGAACTGGTCTCTGCAAAAAGATTCAATCATCGGAGAAGACTCCCATTTGAATGTATCGGCTCGACTCAGTCTCACTGGAGCCCAAAATGGTAACTTTTCTGATCTTTCTGTAGAAGGGCTGTATCATCCACTTGTAGGAAAAATGTATCTTGTTGGTTGCAGGGATGTAAGAGCCTATTCCAATCTTGAAGATGGGTTTGACTGTCGGATAGAAGTTGTGGTATCATATCCTCCCACCACAAACCTTTGGTTTGTTAACCCAACTGCGAGTGTTTCAATAGCAAGTCAAAGGAACCAACACGATCCATTGTTTTTTAGATCGATCAAGCTTCAAACTGTCCTACTGATTTTTCAGCAGCAACATGCGGACATTAGTAGTTCCAGTCGAGGTGTCGAGGGTACCTTACAGGTTCTCACACCTTTAGTAGGAATCTGTTGCATTTTGAGCCAGCTTTTTTACATGAAACAGAACTTGGACTCCGTCGATTACGTTTCACTCTTGATGGTTTCCATACAAGCACTTGGGTATGGCTTTCCACTGGTGACAGGTCTTGTTGAGTCGAATCAAAGCTCTCCTACTTATATGATGAATCAAATGATTCATGATATAGATTATTGGGTCAAGATTTCTGTACTGATTTCGTTCTTATTAACACTCAGACTCTACCAGAAAGTTTGGAGATCCCGGATCCGATTACTTAGCCACCATGTGCCATCTGACCTTCCGATTCTCCTCATTACATTCTTTATCCACGTGTTTGGGTTTGGATGGTTTCTCATCGTCTACAAGCTACAATCATGGCTGTTCGGACTAGATGAATACCTAGGGCTGGTTCAAGATTTGTTTTTGCTTCCTCAAGTTATCGGGAACTTGATATGGCAGATCAATTGCAAACCGCTGCGGAAATCATACTTTGTTGGGTTAACTGTGATTCGACTCCTCCCTCATGTTTACGGCTACAGATCATCCGCAATCGTATATCCTTCTTCCCAGATCGTGCAGCAAGGGGCCATTGGAATACCTGCAATTGCTATTTTTCTTGCGATCGTTATATATGTTCAACAGAAATGGAGTTACGAGAAACTTAATCGGACATTCACTTTAGGAAAGTTTAGGTTTTTACCACGTGGGTCCATGGCGTATGTACGCTTGCTGCCGGTGGAAACGGAGGCTGAAGTGAATTCCGGTTGCGATGGAATGATGAAGACGTTGCAACGACGCAGGGGGCGGAAGTAG